The Streptomyces sp. Je 1-332 genome has a window encoding:
- a CDS encoding DUF3618 domain-containing protein, translating into MSDTSDSRTPAQIEADIKRRRVTLAETLDEIGVRVHPKTIVGDAKAKVSAKVDHSLGRAYVGANRVVSDVRGQLVHEDGAPRLERIVPVALVVVGLVGMLAVSTRRRRD; encoded by the coding sequence GTGTCGGACACGTCGGACAGCAGGACCCCGGCGCAGATCGAGGCGGACATCAAGCGCCGTCGCGTGACGCTCGCCGAGACGCTCGACGAGATCGGGGTGCGGGTCCACCCGAAGACGATCGTGGGTGACGCGAAGGCCAAGGTCTCCGCGAAGGTGGACCACTCCCTCGGGCGGGCGTACGTCGGTGCGAACCGCGTGGTCTCCGATGTGCGGGGCCAGCTGGTGCACGAGGACGGTGCGCCGCGTCTGGAGCGCATCGTGCCGGTGGCGCTGGTGGTCGTCGGTCTGGTGGGGATGCTCGCGGTGAGCACGCGGCGCCGCAGGGACTGA
- the bcp gene encoding thioredoxin-dependent thiol peroxidase: MSERLTPGDTAPAFTLPDADGNEVSLAAHKGRKVIVYFYPAALTPGCTKQACDFTDNLDALATAGYDVIGVSPDKPEKLAKFREQENLKVTLVGDPSKETLEAYGAFGEKKLYGKTVTGVIRSTVVVDENGKVEHAFYNVKATGHVAKIIKDLGI, translated from the coding sequence ATGAGCGAGCGACTCACCCCCGGCGACACGGCCCCGGCCTTCACCCTGCCGGACGCGGACGGCAACGAGGTCTCCCTGGCCGCCCACAAGGGCCGCAAGGTCATCGTGTACTTCTACCCGGCCGCCCTCACCCCCGGCTGCACCAAGCAGGCCTGCGACTTCACGGACAACCTCGACGCCCTCGCCACCGCGGGCTACGACGTCATCGGCGTGTCCCCCGACAAGCCGGAGAAGCTCGCCAAGTTCCGCGAGCAGGAGAACCTCAAGGTCACCCTGGTCGGCGACCCCTCCAAGGAGACCCTGGAGGCGTACGGCGCCTTCGGCGAGAAGAAGCTGTACGGCAAGACCGTGACCGGCGTCATCCGCTCCACGGTCGTGGTCGACGAGAACGGCAAGGTCGAGCACGCGTTCTACAACGTCAAGGCGACGGGCCACGTAGCCAAGATCATCAAGGACCTGGGCATCTGA
- the proP gene encoding glycine betaine/L-proline transporter ProP has product MAAHEEAEADADALKRHRTLFRAVKRRKDPPLRRTDITVTDEAAVKRAVKAASLGNAMEWFDFGIYSYLAVTIGHVFFPSGNDTVQLISSFATFAVSFLVRPIGGMVFGPMGDKIGRKKVLALTMILMAIGTLAIGLIPSYASIGFWAPVLLIFFRLIQGFSTGGEYGGASTFIAEYAPDKRRGFFGSFLEMGTLAGYTGAAGLVLILNSALGADTMEQWGWRVPFLVAGPLGLVGLYLRLKLDETPAFQKMEDATFHSASEGASTVETTAKGDLAKIFRQHWPTLILCIALVGAYNVTDYMLLSYMPTYLSDELGYDDSHGLLILIGTMVVLMLLITQVGKLSDRFGRKPLLMTGMVSFLVISIPAFLLIKQGSLIAVSAGMLLLGLSLLCLLGTMSATLPALFPTSVRYGSLSVGYNISASLFGGTAPLVITSLISITGTDMIPAYYSMAAALVGIIAVSCMKETAQKPLSGSPPSVGTKEEAAEMVEAAAPVPRF; this is encoded by the coding sequence ATGGCGGCCCACGAAGAAGCCGAGGCCGACGCCGACGCGCTCAAGCGACACCGCACCCTTTTCCGGGCCGTCAAGCGGCGCAAGGACCCCCCTCTGCGCCGCACCGACATCACGGTCACGGACGAGGCGGCGGTCAAGCGGGCGGTCAAAGCCGCCTCGCTCGGCAACGCCATGGAATGGTTCGACTTCGGCATCTACAGCTATCTCGCCGTCACCATCGGCCACGTGTTCTTCCCGTCCGGGAACGACACGGTCCAGCTGATCTCCTCGTTCGCCACCTTCGCGGTGTCCTTCCTGGTGCGTCCCATCGGCGGCATGGTGTTCGGCCCAATGGGCGACAAGATCGGCCGCAAGAAGGTCCTCGCCCTGACCATGATCCTCATGGCCATCGGCACCCTCGCCATCGGCCTGATCCCGTCCTACGCCAGCATCGGCTTCTGGGCCCCGGTCCTGCTGATCTTCTTCCGCCTCATCCAGGGCTTCTCCACCGGCGGTGAGTACGGCGGCGCGTCGACCTTCATCGCCGAGTACGCCCCCGACAAGCGCCGCGGCTTCTTCGGCAGCTTCCTGGAGATGGGCACCCTCGCCGGCTACACCGGCGCGGCAGGCCTCGTCCTCATCCTCAACAGCGCACTCGGCGCGGACACCATGGAGCAGTGGGGCTGGCGCGTCCCGTTCCTCGTCGCGGGACCGCTCGGTCTCGTCGGCCTCTACCTGCGGCTGAAGCTCGACGAGACACCCGCGTTCCAGAAGATGGAGGACGCCACCTTCCACTCGGCGTCCGAAGGCGCGTCCACCGTCGAGACCACGGCCAAGGGCGACCTCGCCAAGATCTTCCGCCAGCACTGGCCCACGCTGATCCTCTGCATCGCGCTCGTCGGCGCGTACAACGTCACCGACTACATGCTCCTGTCGTACATGCCGACGTACCTCTCGGACGAACTCGGCTACGACGACTCGCACGGCCTGCTGATCCTCATCGGCACCATGGTCGTCCTGATGCTGCTCATCACCCAGGTCGGCAAGCTGTCCGACCGCTTCGGCCGCAAGCCGCTCCTGATGACCGGCATGGTCAGCTTCCTGGTCATCTCCATCCCGGCGTTCCTCCTGATCAAGCAGGGCAGCCTGATCGCGGTCTCCGCCGGCATGCTCCTCCTGGGCCTCTCCCTGCTCTGCCTCCTCGGCACGATGTCGGCAACGCTCCCGGCCCTGTTCCCCACCTCGGTCCGCTACGGCTCCCTGTCGGTGGGCTACAACATCTCCGCCTCCCTATTCGGCGGCACGGCCCCCCTGGTCATCACATCCCTGATCAGCATCACGGGGACGGACATGATCCCGGCGTACTACTCGATGGCGGCGGCGCTGGTCGGCATCATCGCGGTGTCCTGCATGAAGGAAACAGCCCAGAAGCCGCTGTCGGGCTCCCCGCCGTCGGTGGGAACGAAGGAGGAGGCGGCGGAGATGGTGGAGGCAGCGGCCCCGGTCCCCCGCTTCTGA
- a CDS encoding HNH endonuclease translates to MPDPYSRDRLTSVVAEARNWTDLMRRLDLRPSGGQRRVLQEKVACHGLDTSHFAQRSPWRKYPDAAIADAAVSSSSLREVALKLGAAPATGTLSHIRRRISAAGIDISHFPGMDRPELDLPFTPEELRAAASEATSVRGVARALGIPDDSRSRAALGRMLRAQGVDTGHFSHQRPPIPEQELRDLVRSCDSYAAVMRGLGIEVDDTNHRRVRRAAARLGLDTTHFKRRAWAQPERPAPPPIADRVLVVLPDHAGRTNRTQLHRALTEIGLPYVCAGCGSTGEWLGRPITLQIDHVNGNWRDNRRENLRYLCPNCHALTETWCRQKGREPLAG, encoded by the coding sequence ATGCCGGACCCGTACAGCAGGGATCGGTTGACGTCGGTCGTCGCCGAGGCCCGCAATTGGACTGACCTGATGCGGCGCCTCGACCTCAGGCCGAGCGGAGGGCAACGGCGCGTGTTGCAGGAGAAGGTGGCCTGCCACGGACTCGACACGAGCCACTTCGCCCAGCGCAGCCCATGGCGCAAGTATCCGGACGCCGCGATAGCTGACGCCGCCGTGTCGTCGTCCTCGCTTCGCGAGGTGGCACTCAAGTTGGGCGCCGCACCAGCCACCGGGACGCTCTCGCACATCCGCCGCCGCATCAGCGCGGCCGGCATCGACATCAGCCACTTCCCCGGCATGGACCGCCCCGAACTTGACCTGCCCTTCACCCCCGAGGAACTGCGGGCAGCGGCCTCGGAAGCGACAAGCGTGCGCGGCGTGGCGCGCGCCTTGGGGATACCTGACGACAGCCGCTCTCGCGCGGCGTTGGGCCGCATGCTGCGCGCGCAGGGCGTCGACACCGGGCACTTCTCCCACCAGCGTCCGCCGATCCCGGAGCAAGAACTCCGCGACCTGGTACGAAGCTGCGACAGCTACGCCGCCGTGATGCGGGGCCTCGGCATCGAGGTCGACGACACCAACCACCGCCGCGTTCGACGCGCGGCAGCGCGCCTCGGCCTCGACACCACCCACTTCAAACGACGGGCCTGGGCGCAGCCGGAGCGTCCCGCACCTCCGCCCATCGCTGATCGGGTGCTGGTCGTGCTGCCGGATCACGCCGGACGGACCAACAGGACTCAGCTCCACCGAGCCCTGACCGAGATCGGGTTGCCGTACGTGTGTGCCGGGTGTGGCAGCACCGGTGAATGGCTCGGGCGCCCGATCACCCTGCAGATCGACCACGTCAACGGGAACTGGCGCGACAACCGGCGGGAGAACCTTCGGTACCTGTGCCCCAACTGTCATGCGCTGACGGAGACGTGGTGTCGGCAGAAGGGGAGGGAGCCGCTCGCCGGATAG
- the rdgB gene encoding RdgB/HAM1 family non-canonical purine NTP pyrophosphatase, protein MTRLILATRNAGKITELRAILADAGLTHDLVGADAYPEIPDVRETGLTFAENALLKAHALAKATGLPAVADDSGLCVDVLGGAPGIFSARWAGKHGDDTANLQLLLAQLGDIDADAHRGAHFACAAALALPDGTERVVEGQLRGTLRHTPSGTGGFGYDPILQPEGESRTCAELSADEKNAISHRGKAFRALVPVVRELLG, encoded by the coding sequence ATGACCCGCCTCATCCTCGCCACCCGCAACGCCGGCAAGATCACGGAACTCAGGGCGATCCTCGCCGACGCAGGCCTCACCCACGACCTCGTCGGCGCGGACGCCTACCCCGAGATCCCCGACGTCAGGGAAACCGGCCTCACCTTCGCCGAGAACGCCCTCCTCAAGGCCCACGCCCTCGCCAAGGCCACCGGCCTCCCCGCGGTCGCCGACGACTCCGGCCTCTGCGTCGACGTCCTCGGCGGCGCCCCCGGCATCTTCTCCGCCCGCTGGGCAGGCAAGCACGGCGACGACACCGCGAACCTGCAGCTGCTGCTTGCCCAGTTGGGCGACATCGACGCGGACGCCCACCGGGGCGCCCACTTCGCCTGCGCGGCGGCCCTCGCGTTGCCGGACGGCACGGAAAGGGTGGTGGAGGGCCAACTCCGCGGCACCCTCCGCCACACCCCGTCCGGCACGGGCGGCTTCGGCTACGACCCGATCCTCCAGCCGGAGGGCGAGTCCCGCACGTGCGCGGAACTCTCCGCCGACGAGAAAAACGCGATCAGCCACCGGGGCAAGGCGTTCCGGGCGCTGGTGCCGGTGGTACGGGAGCTGTTGGGCTGA
- the rph gene encoding ribonuclease PH, with amino-acid sequence MSSTPLSAPRIDGRTPEQLRPITIERGWSKHAEGSVLISFGDTKVFCTASVTEGVPRWRKGSGEGWVTAEYSMLPRSTNTRGDREAVRGKIGGRTHEISRLIGRSLRAVIDYKALGENTIVLDCDVLQADGGTRTAAITGAYVALADAVAWAQGKKLIKAGRKPLTDTVSAVSVGIVAGVPLLDLRYEEDVKADTDMNVVCTGDGRFVEVQGTAEAEPFDRKELNALLDLAVGGCEDLAAFQREALEATK; translated from the coding sequence ATGTCCTCCACGCCTCTCTCCGCGCCCCGCATCGACGGCCGTACCCCCGAACAGCTTCGCCCGATCACCATCGAGCGCGGCTGGAGCAAGCATGCCGAGGGCTCCGTCCTCATCTCCTTCGGCGACACCAAGGTCTTCTGCACCGCCTCCGTCACCGAAGGGGTCCCGCGCTGGCGCAAGGGCAGCGGCGAAGGCTGGGTCACCGCCGAGTACTCGATGCTCCCGCGCTCCACCAACACCCGCGGCGACCGCGAAGCCGTACGCGGCAAGATCGGCGGCCGCACCCACGAGATCTCCCGGCTCATCGGCCGCAGCCTCCGCGCCGTCATCGACTACAAGGCGCTCGGCGAGAACACCATCGTCCTCGACTGCGACGTACTCCAGGCCGACGGCGGCACCCGCACCGCCGCGATCACCGGCGCCTACGTGGCCCTGGCCGACGCCGTCGCCTGGGCCCAGGGCAAGAAGCTCATCAAGGCCGGCCGCAAGCCGCTGACCGACACCGTCTCCGCCGTCTCCGTCGGCATCGTCGCCGGCGTACCCCTCCTCGACCTGCGCTACGAGGAGGACGTCAAGGCCGACACCGACATGAACGTCGTCTGCACCGGCGACGGCCGCTTCGTCGAGGTCCAGGGCACCGCCGAGGCCGAGCCCTTCGACCGCAAGGAACTCAACGCGCTGCTCGACCTCGCGGTCGGCGGCTGCGAGGACCTCGCCGCGTTCCAGCGCGAAGCACTCGAAGCAACGAAGTAG
- a CDS encoding PTS glucose/sucrose transporter subunit IIB, which produces MASKAEKIVAGLGGIDNIEEVEGCITRLRTEVKDPGLVDDAALKAAGAHGVVKMGTAIQVVIGTDADPIAADIEDMM; this is translated from the coding sequence ATGGCCAGCAAGGCTGAGAAGATCGTCGCCGGGCTCGGTGGCATCGACAACATCGAAGAGGTCGAGGGCTGCATCACCCGCCTCCGCACCGAGGTCAAGGACCCGGGCCTGGTCGACGACGCCGCGCTGAAGGCCGCCGGCGCCCACGGCGTCGTCAAGATGGGCACCGCGATCCAGGTCGTCATCGGCACGGACGCCGACCCGATCGCCGCCGACATCGAAGACATGATGTGA
- a CDS encoding PTS transporter subunit EIIC, with protein sequence MSSEAAAVPQKRWWNGLFQGLQKMGRSLQLPIAVLPAAGILNRLGQPDVFGADGLGWDNVAKVFAAAGGSLLDSTLGLPLLFCIGVAIGMAKKSDGSTALAAVVGFLVYYAVLRAFPDDCPADTTFGAAGMWSGVCIAEDGTPAQAAYQNPGVFGGIVMGLLAAWFWQRYHRVKLVDWLGFFNGRRLVPIIMAFVGLVFAGICVWVWPPIGDALTSFSKWLVDLGWLGSGIFGVANRALLTVGLHQFLNTFVWFQFGDYTKPDGTIVHGDINRFLAGDPTAGQFTSGFFPIMMFALPAAALAITHAARPERRKVVGGLMLSVGLTSFVTGITEPIEYSFLFIAPALYAIHAVLTGVSMAVTWALGVKDGFSFSAGLIDYVINWSLATKPWLIIPIGLVFAAVYYVLFSFVIRKFDLHTPGREPEEEAEAQDSEQTKA encoded by the coding sequence ATGAGTTCCGAAGCAGCAGCGGTGCCGCAGAAGCGGTGGTGGAACGGGCTTTTCCAGGGCCTGCAGAAGATGGGCCGCAGCCTCCAGCTGCCCATCGCTGTCCTCCCCGCCGCCGGCATCCTGAACCGCCTCGGACAGCCGGATGTCTTCGGCGCGGACGGCCTCGGCTGGGACAACGTCGCCAAGGTCTTCGCGGCGGCGGGCGGCTCGCTCCTGGACTCCACCCTCGGCCTGCCCCTGCTGTTCTGCATCGGCGTCGCGATCGGCATGGCGAAGAAGTCGGACGGCTCGACGGCGCTCGCCGCGGTCGTGGGCTTCCTCGTGTACTACGCGGTGCTTCGCGCCTTCCCCGACGACTGCCCGGCGGACACCACCTTCGGCGCCGCCGGGATGTGGAGCGGCGTCTGTATCGCGGAGGACGGGACGCCCGCGCAGGCGGCGTACCAGAATCCCGGGGTCTTCGGCGGCATCGTGATGGGCCTGCTCGCCGCGTGGTTCTGGCAGCGCTACCACCGCGTGAAGCTGGTCGACTGGCTCGGCTTCTTCAACGGCCGCCGCCTGGTGCCGATCATCATGGCGTTCGTCGGCCTGGTCTTCGCCGGGATCTGTGTGTGGGTCTGGCCGCCCATCGGTGACGCGCTGACCAGCTTCTCCAAGTGGCTCGTGGACCTGGGGTGGCTGGGCTCGGGAATCTTCGGCGTGGCCAACCGCGCGCTGCTCACGGTCGGCCTGCACCAGTTCCTGAACACCTTCGTCTGGTTCCAGTTCGGCGACTACACGAAGCCGGACGGCACGATCGTGCACGGCGACATCAACCGCTTCCTGGCGGGCGACCCGACGGCCGGTCAGTTCACATCGGGCTTCTTCCCGATCATGATGTTCGCCCTGCCCGCCGCGGCCCTCGCCATCACACACGCGGCCCGTCCCGAGCGCCGCAAGGTGGTCGGCGGCCTGATGCTCTCGGTCGGCCTGACGTCGTTCGTCACCGGCATCACCGAACCGATCGAGTACTCGTTCCTGTTCATCGCGCCCGCGCTGTACGCGATCCACGCGGTGCTCACCGGCGTCTCCATGGCGGTGACGTGGGCGCTGGGGGTCAAGGACGGCTTCAGCTTCTCGGCGGGTCTGATCGACTACGTCATCAACTGGAGTCTGGCGACCAAACCCTGGCTGATCATTCCGATCGGTCTTGTCTTCGCCGCCGTGTACTACGTCCTGTTCAGCTTCGTGATCCGCAAGTTCGACCTGCATACGCCGGGGCGCGAGCCGGAGGAGGAAGCGGAAGCACAGGACTCGGAGCAGACGAAGGCGTAG
- a CDS encoding PTS transporter subunit EIIC: MSTASSAPAAEKKKGAGVMAVMQRIGRSLMLPVAVLPAGALLVRLGHDDMLGKPSMPDFINKIAGFMAAGGGAIMDNMALLFAVGIAIGFAKKSDGSTALAAVTGYLVFKNVLGTFTDGNLPKEATVVDGKIVMAEKAVDAGVLGGVVMGIVVALIYQRFYRTKLPDWAGFFGGRRLVPILSAFAGLFIGIIFGYIWPVLGTGLHNFGEWLVGSGAVGAGIFGVVNRALIPVGMHHLLNSFPWFQAGDYEGKHGDIARFLEGDPTAGQFMTGFFPIMMFALPAACLAITHCARPERRKVVGGMMFSLAATAFVTGVTEPIEFTFMFIAPVLYAIHAVLTGVSMALTWALGMKDGFGFSAGFVDYAINFGIAKNPLGLALVGLCFAALYYVVFRFAITKFNLPTPGRESDEEIAELQKAEGK; this comes from the coding sequence GTGTCCACGGCCAGTTCCGCCCCCGCGGCCGAGAAGAAGAAGGGCGCCGGCGTGATGGCTGTCATGCAGCGCATCGGCCGCAGCCTCATGCTGCCGGTCGCCGTGCTGCCCGCCGGAGCGCTCCTGGTCCGCCTGGGCCACGACGACATGCTCGGCAAGCCGTCCATGCCGGACTTCATCAACAAGATCGCCGGCTTCATGGCCGCCGGCGGCGGCGCGATCATGGACAACATGGCGCTGCTGTTCGCCGTCGGCATCGCCATCGGCTTCGCCAAGAAGTCGGACGGCTCCACGGCGCTCGCCGCCGTCACCGGCTACCTGGTCTTCAAGAACGTCCTCGGCACCTTCACCGACGGCAACCTGCCGAAGGAAGCGACCGTCGTCGACGGCAAGATAGTCATGGCCGAGAAGGCCGTCGACGCGGGCGTCCTCGGCGGTGTCGTCATGGGCATCGTCGTCGCCCTGATCTACCAGCGCTTCTACCGCACGAAGCTGCCCGACTGGGCCGGCTTCTTCGGCGGCCGCCGCCTGGTCCCGATCCTGTCGGCCTTCGCGGGCCTGTTCATCGGCATCATCTTCGGCTACATCTGGCCGGTCCTCGGCACGGGTCTGCACAACTTCGGTGAGTGGCTCGTCGGTTCCGGCGCCGTGGGCGCGGGCATCTTCGGTGTGGTCAACCGCGCGCTGATCCCGGTCGGCATGCACCACCTCCTGAACTCCTTCCCCTGGTTCCAGGCCGGTGACTACGAGGGCAAGCACGGCGACATCGCCCGCTTCCTGGAGGGCGACCCGACCGCGGGCCAGTTCATGACCGGCTTCTTCCCGATCATGATGTTCGCCCTTCCCGCGGCCTGCCTCGCGATCACGCACTGCGCCCGTCCCGAGCGCCGCAAGGTCGTCGGCGGCATGATGTTCTCGCTCGCTGCCACCGCGTTCGTCACGGGTGTGACCGAGCCGATCGAGTTCACGTTCATGTTCATCGCCCCGGTCCTGTACGCGATCCACGCGGTGCTCACCGGTGTCTCCATGGCGCTGACCTGGGCGCTCGGCATGAAGGACGGCTTCGGCTTCTCCGCCGGATTCGTCGACTACGCCATCAACTTCGGCATCGCGAAGAATCCGCTGGGCCTGGCCCTGGTCGGCCTCTGCTTCGCCGCGCTCTACTACGTGGTCTTCCGCTTCGCGATCACCAAGTTCAACCTTCCGACGCCGGGCCGCGAGTCCGACGAGGAGATCGCCGAGCTCCAGAAGGCCGAGGGCAAGTAG
- a CDS encoding MBL fold metallo-hydrolase, whose product MKLTVVGCSGSFPSADSACSSYLVEADGFRLLLDMGNGALGELQRHVGLYDLDAIFLSHLHADHCIDMCAYFVARYYRHEGGRCAPLPVYGPEGTEQRLTTAYADTPSASSMSEVFDFHTVKPASFDIGPFSVRTEKVCHPVEAYAIRVEHGGRSLTYSGDTGVCHALDELATDTDLFLCEAAFTHGKENIPDLHLNGREAGETARRAGAGRLLLTHIPPWTDPQVNLADAREVYDGTAELARPGHSYEV is encoded by the coding sequence ATGAAGCTCACCGTCGTCGGCTGCTCGGGGTCGTTTCCGTCCGCGGACTCGGCCTGCTCGAGCTACCTCGTCGAGGCCGACGGCTTCCGGCTGCTTCTCGACATGGGCAATGGCGCCCTGGGCGAGCTGCAGCGCCATGTCGGTCTCTACGACCTGGACGCGATCTTCCTCAGCCATCTGCACGCCGACCACTGCATCGACATGTGCGCCTACTTCGTGGCGCGCTACTACCGGCACGAAGGCGGCCGCTGCGCCCCCCTCCCGGTCTACGGACCCGAGGGCACCGAACAGCGCCTCACCACCGCGTACGCCGACACCCCCTCGGCCTCCTCGATGAGCGAGGTCTTCGACTTCCACACCGTGAAGCCGGCCTCGTTCGACATCGGCCCGTTCTCCGTCCGTACGGAGAAGGTGTGCCACCCCGTCGAGGCGTACGCCATCCGCGTCGAGCACGGGGGCAGGTCCCTCACGTACTCGGGAGACACGGGTGTGTGCCACGCGCTGGACGAACTGGCCACCGACACCGACCTGTTCCTCTGCGAGGCGGCCTTCACGCACGGCAAGGAGAACATCCCCGACCTGCACCTCAACGGCCGTGAGGCGGGCGAGACCGCCCGGCGCGCGGGTGCCGGGCGCCTGCTCCTGACCCACATCCCGCCGTGGACGGACCCCCAGGTGAACCTGGCGGACGCGCGCGAGGTGTACGACGGGACGGCCGAACTGGCGCGGCCCGGCCACAGCTACGAGGTCTAG
- a CDS encoding type II toxin-antitoxin system PemK/MazF family toxin, with protein sequence MDTSWWLALGAVVVLAAVAAVVDGRGRSDRGPRGRTTRPPGRPRGPRRGQPAPKPAEIWWAKVPYEDGPGTKDRPCLVLSVRGQSAVVAKITSRYHDERAGVIPLPPGSVGDARGRPSFLETDELRDVPVWEFRRRAGIVDPALWDQVRYLAG encoded by the coding sequence ATGGATACGTCATGGTGGCTCGCGCTGGGCGCCGTGGTGGTGCTCGCGGCGGTCGCCGCGGTGGTGGACGGCAGGGGCCGCAGCGACCGCGGGCCCCGCGGCCGGACCACCCGGCCGCCGGGCAGGCCACGCGGGCCGCGGCGGGGGCAGCCCGCGCCGAAGCCCGCGGAGATCTGGTGGGCGAAGGTGCCTTACGAGGACGGGCCGGGCACGAAGGACCGGCCCTGTCTCGTGCTGTCCGTGCGGGGGCAGAGCGCGGTCGTCGCGAAGATCACCAGCAGGTACCACGACGAACGGGCCGGGGTGATTCCGCTGCCGCCCGGGTCGGTGGGGGACGCGCGGGGCCGCCCCAGTTTCCTGGAGACGGACGAGCTGCGGGACGTGCCGGTGTGGGAGTTCCGCAGGCGGGCGGGGATCGTGGATCCGGCGCTGTGGGATCAGGTCCGTTACCTGGCGGGTTGA
- a CDS encoding cysteine synthase: protein MPRYDSPLAAVGNTPLVRLPRLSPSDDVRIWAKLEDRNPTGSIKDRPALHMVEQAEKDGRLTPGCTILEPTSGNTGISLAMAAKLKGYRIVCVMPENTSQERRELLAMWGAEIIPSPAAGGSNTAVRVAKELAAEHPDWVMLYQYGNPDNAGAHYATTGPEILADLPSVTHFVAGLGTTGTLMGVGRFLREQKPDIRIVAAEPRYDDLVYGLRNLDEGFVPELYDASVLTTRFSVGSADAVTRTRELLQQEGIFAGVSTGAALHAAIGVGKKAVAAGEPADIVFVVADGGWKYLSTGVYTAETTEAAIETLQGQLWA from the coding sequence ATGCCTCGCTACGACTCCCCGCTGGCGGCCGTGGGCAACACGCCCCTCGTCCGCCTGCCGCGGCTCTCCCCGTCCGACGACGTCCGCATCTGGGCGAAGCTGGAGGACCGTAACCCGACCGGTTCCATCAAGGACCGCCCGGCGCTGCACATGGTCGAACAGGCGGAGAAGGACGGGCGGTTGACGCCCGGCTGCACGATCCTGGAGCCGACGTCCGGCAACACGGGCATCTCGCTCGCGATGGCGGCCAAGCTCAAGGGCTACCGCATCGTGTGCGTCATGCCCGAGAACACCTCCCAGGAGCGGCGTGAGCTCCTGGCCATGTGGGGCGCGGAGATCATCCCGTCCCCGGCGGCCGGCGGCTCCAACACGGCGGTACGCGTCGCCAAGGAGCTGGCGGCAGAGCACCCGGACTGGGTGATGCTCTACCAGTACGGCAACCCGGACAACGCGGGCGCCCACTACGCGACCACCGGCCCCGAGATCCTCGCCGACCTGCCCTCCGTCACCCACTTCGTGGCGGGCCTCGGCACGACCGGCACGCTCATGGGCGTGGGCCGCTTCCTGCGCGAGCAGAAGCCGGACATCAGGATCGTCGCCGCGGAGCCCCGCTACGACGACCTCGTGTACGGCCTGCGGAACCTCGACGAGGGCTTCGTCCCCGAGCTGTACGACGCGTCCGTCCTGACCACCCGCTTCTCGGTCGGCTCGGCGGACGCGGTGACGCGGACCCGGGAGCTGCTCCAGCAGGAGGGGATCTTCGCGGGCGTCTCCACCGGCGCCGCCCTGCACGCCGCGATCGGCGTCGGCAAGAAGGCGGTGGCGGCGGGGGAGCCCGCCGACATCGTGTTCGTCGTGGCCGACGGCGGCTGGAAGTACCTGTCGACCGGCGTCTACACCGCCGAGACGACCGAAGCGGCCATCGAGACGCTCCAGGGCCAACTGTGGGCCTAG
- a CDS encoding MoaD/ThiS family protein — protein MAIEVRIPTILRTYTDGAKAVEGSGDNLAELFSDLDSRHAGIAERIVDGDKLRRFVNVYLNDEDVRFLDGISTKLADGDNVTILPAVAGGMV, from the coding sequence ATGGCCATCGAGGTCCGCATCCCGACCATCCTCCGCACCTACACCGACGGCGCCAAGGCCGTCGAGGGCAGCGGCGACAACCTCGCCGAGCTCTTCAGCGACCTCGACTCGCGGCACGCGGGCATCGCCGAGCGCATCGTGGACGGCGACAAGCTGCGCCGTTTCGTGAACGTGTACCTGAACGACGAGGACGTCCGCTTCCTGGACGGCATCTCCACCAAGCTCGCGGACGGCGACAACGTCACGATCCTGCCGGCCGTGGCCGGCGGCATGGTCTGA
- a CDS encoding putative leader peptide: protein MVPHDVSDKMPGMLLVARLHVDLCRLSSAICSR from the coding sequence ATGGTTCCCCACGACGTGAGCGACAAGATGCCGGGCATGCTGCTCGTTGCGCGTCTGCACGTCGATTTGTGCAGGCTCTCCAGCGCGATCTGTTCGCGCTGA